Part of the Thermoplasmata archaeon genome, CCACGGTTCGGCCGGGGGGTCGGGTACTACTTCGTTGGGAACCGCACCATCCGGACGCGGGTGCAGGTCACGAACGGCACGCTCGCGTCCATCGGCAACGACAGCCTCTACGTCGACAACTACACCACGGCGACCACGCTGAACACATCCTTCCCCTGGAACAAAGTGGCCGTCATGAGCGCCGGCAACCTGACAGTCCAAAACTACCTGTCCGTCAAGGCTCTCTGGCCCAACAACATCACCGCGATCTGGGGCGCCCGTATCATGGTCCGGGACAACGGCCTCGTGTCGTACAACCAAACGAGCCCCTTGGGCGTCACGAGTTGGATCGTCGTCACGAACCGCGTCTACATGGACAATCCGATCCCTACGTGGAACACGACCCGGGCCTCGGTCAGCTACCAGGCGTACTCCTTCGCAAACAGCCCGCGCGTCGTAAACATGAGCCTGAGCCAGACCCAGGCCTTCACGATGGTCGATACAACCCCGCCCTCGTCTTCCGCGCTCGCCCTCCCTCCCTGGACCGCGGCGCGTACCTTCCCGGTCCACTTCACGTCCGGGGACGGCTTTGGCGTGGGCGTTGCGAACGTCACGTTGTGGTACCGGCTGAATGGCACCGCGTGGGTCGCGTACGGAACCACGACTGCCATCCTGTTCGGGATGGGACAGTTCAGCTTCACCGCCCCGGCGGACGGTATGTATGAGTTCGCCACGACCGCGATCGACAAGGCGGGCAACGCGCAGCGGCCGACGCCGCCGACTGCGAATGACACGTGGACCGTGGTCGACACGATCCCGCCCGCGTCCCATGTACGCGTCCTGCCGCAGTACGAGATCTCCTCGTCATTCACCGTCGGCTGGGCCCCGAACGGCGGCGTCACGGACGTTGCGAACTACACCATCCAGGTCGACACGGGCGCCGGTTGGGTCAACTGGCTGGTGAACACGACGGCCACCTCGGCGACCTACCCAGCGACCGTCCAAGGGTCGGTCGCGTTCCGCACCCTGGCCCGGGACTTCGCGGGGAACCAGGAAACCAAGACGGGCAACGACACGTGGACCATCGTAGACACGATCCCGCCTCGGGCGATTGCTTCGGCGCCTACGGGGAACCTGTCGGCCACGCCCACCGCGATTCAGATCACCTTTAGTGAGCCCATGAACAAGTCGGCCGTGGAGGCCGCATTCTCCATCTCCCCGTACGTGGCCGGCACGTTCACGTGGAGCAACGGATCCACGAGCTTGCGGTTCCAGCCCTCACAATCCTTCGCCGTCGCGACCACCTACACGGTCATCTTGTCCGCCGGCGCGACCGACGTCGCGGGCAACCCTCTGGCCCAGGTTGACGTGTTCACGTTCGCCACGCCTGCGCCGCCTTCCTCGGGTCTTTCGCTCGTGAACCTCTGGCCCTGGTTCGCGCTTATCGCAGTGGCTCTCGCGGCCGTTGCGTTCTTCTTGGTCCGCCGTCGCGGCGCTTCGGCGCCCGAAGCCCTCGCTGAGGCTCCGAAGCCCTCTGCCGCCGCGGCTCCGCCGAAGCAGGAGGCCGCCATCGACGATGTGTTCCTCCTCTACCGCAAGGACGGCGTCCTGATCAAGCACGAGACCCGCCGCCTGCGACCGGACATCGACACGGACATCCTCAGCGGCATGCTGACCGCGGTGCAGCAGTTCGTCAAGGACTCCTTCCGGGGAGACGAGGACGAGGAGCTGAACGAGATGACCGTGGGCCAGATGCACATCCTCATCGGTCGCGGCAAGTGGATCGTCCTTGCGGCCACCCTGACCGGGGGCGACGTGGAGTCCATGACCACCCAGATCCAGAGCTGCGTCACGGACATGGAGGACCACAACTGGGACCGCCTCGAGGACTGGGACGGGGACATGGACCTCGCCAAGGTCCTCGGGCCCTACCTGAAGAAGCTGATCCGCGGCGAGTATGCCGCCTGAACGTCCCGCGCGCCTCAGACGGGCAGCGTGGTCAGCAGGGCCATGACCTCGTCGCCGGGCTCGCCCCGCGCGCGGGCCTTTGCTTCGAGGCGCTCGAGCTTCCGCTTGGCCTCCTCGAAGATCTCCATGACCTGCTGGATTGTGTCCCGCCGCCACGGCACGTGGTAGAAGGAGAGGCGGCCCACCTCGAAGTCCACGGTGCCTTTGGATTGGATCCGCTTGATGGACTCGTTCACGAGCCCCTTGAGCATGCCCAGGACCGCGAGGCGGTAGTTCACCTTGTCCTCGGGGCTCAGCTGGTCCCAGATTGCGCTCGAGTCCAGGGACGTCCCCGGGATCCGGTAGTACTTCTCGACCAGGTTGCCGCGGATCTCCGTCTTCGTCGGCTCGATGAGCCGCGCCGCGAGCAGCTGGTTGATGTGGTGATGGACCGTGGCGGGCGTCAGGTCCAGCACCTTGGCGATCCCGCTGAT contains:
- a CDS encoding Ig-like domain-containing protein, with translation GILALDFSERFNSTLISFNTVSSLTGGAGGTGRTSSGDGGNVTGFTCTHVNASLLSNLFSGVRGGAGGTPFNPSSQGGAGGDAGAVALFAVPNGSSVHDSVQSVTGGMPGGTVSPRFGRGVGYYFVGNRTIRTRVQVTNGTLASIGNDSLYVDNYTTATTLNTSFPWNKVAVMSAGNLTVQNYLSVKALWPNNITAIWGARIMVRDNGLVSYNQTSPLGVTSWIVVTNRVYMDNPIPTWNTTRASVSYQAYSFANSPRVVNMSLSQTQAFTMVDTTPPSSSALALPPWTAARTFPVHFTSGDGFGVGVANVTLWYRLNGTAWVAYGTTTAILFGMGQFSFTAPADGMYEFATTAIDKAGNAQRPTPPTANDTWTVVDTIPPASHVRVLPQYEISSSFTVGWAPNGGVTDVANYTIQVDTGAGWVNWLVNTTATSATYPATVQGSVAFRTLARDFAGNQETKTGNDTWTIVDTIPPRAIASAPTGNLSATPTAIQITFSEPMNKSAVEAAFSISPYVAGTFTWSNGSTSLRFQPSQSFAVATTYTVILSAGATDVAGNPLAQVDVFTFATPAPPSSGLSLVNLWPWFALIAVALAAVAFFLVRRRGASAPEALAEAPKPSAAAAPPKQEAAIDDVFLLYRKDGVLIKHETRRLRPDIDTDILSGMLTAVQQFVKDSFRGDEDEELNEMTVGQMHILIGRGKWIVLAATLTGGDVESMTTQIQSCVTDMEDHNWDRLEDWDGDMDLAKVLGPYLKKLIRGEYAA
- a CDS encoding winged helix-turn-helix domain-containing protein produces the protein MSDEDPAAPGERAVTVTVDQLKVLSEPSRLRMLTLLMERDMSISGIAKVLDLTPATVHHHINQLLAARLIEPTKTEIRGNLVEKYYRIPGTSLDSSAIWDQLSPEDKVNYRLAVLGMLKGLVNESIKRIQSKGTVDFEVGRLSFYHVPWRRDTIQQVMEIFEEAKRKLERLEAKARARGEPGDEVMALLTTLPV